The Populus trichocarpa isolate Nisqually-1 chromosome 2, P.trichocarpa_v4.1, whole genome shotgun sequence genome has a window encoding:
- the LOC18096524 gene encoding auxin-binding protein T85, translating into MRRMSGVLVLIFYILSLLLPLPTTTASSCCSIKGLPLVRNISELPQDNYGRGGLSHITLAGSAMHGLKEVEVWLQTFSPGSRTPIHRHSCEEIFVVLKGSGTLYLASSSHEKYPGKPQEYFVFANSTFHIPVNDVHQVWNTNEHEDLQMLVIISRPPVKVFIYEDWFMPHTAAKLKFPYYWDEQCLLEPPKDEL; encoded by the exons atgaggaggATGAGCGGTGTGCTTGTGctcattttttacattttaagttTGCTTCTTCCTCTCCCAACCACTACAGCTTCTTCCTGTTGTTCTATCAAAg GGTTGCCACTTGTGAGGAATATCAGTGAGCTTCCACAGGATAACTATGGAAGGGGAGGTTTGTCTCATATCACTCTTGCTGGTTCTGCCATGCATGGATTGAAAGAG GTAGAGGTATGGCTTCAAACATTTTCTCCAGGCTCGCGCACTCCAATCCACAGGCATTCTTGTGAAGAAATATTTGTTGTCCTCAAGGGAAGTGGAACTCTCTATCTTGCATCAAGTTCACACGAGAAGTATCCTGGAAAGCCTCAAGAATATTTTGTGTTTGCCAATAGTACATTTCATATTCCTGTCAATGATGTTCACCAG GTCTGGAATACCAATGAACATGAGGATTTGCAAATGCTTGTCATAATATCTCGCCCACCAGTTAAAGT GTTCATTTATGAGGACTGGTTCATGCCCCATACTGCAGCAAAGTTGAAGTTTCCCTATTACTGGGATGAGCAATGCCTCCTAGAACCTCCAAAAGATGAACTTTGA